The DNA segment GACCTAACTCCCAGGGACACACCAGGAAGCAGGGCTCCTGCTCCATCTGCTCTTAGCATCCCCagatctctgtgtcttctcccacCTTTCTTCCCACAACCCAGgggatttgggggaggaaggTTGAAGTTCATTCTTTCCCTCCAAATTTCTTCGAGACACATAGTCTTTTGGTCCAAAACCCCCTTGCctttttacaaggaaaaaaaagaaaaaagaaaagaaaggaaaggaaaagaaaaaaaaaagacaaagaaacatttaaaaagaaaataagtccctttttgtaaaacaaaagacagaaaaatgtctCCGTTGTCTTCGACCCTGTCACATGCCTCCAGAAAGGCAATGAACAGCAGGCCTGCATGGAGAGAAGGCGGGAGAGAAACAAAGGCATATCACAAAGGTCATCTGGTCACCTGAAAAACACGTATTTACTCTCCTTTCCCTCACTTCAAACTTTTGCTGTGGTCAGTTGTGATTCTTTCTTGGCAAATGATACTGCTTACAAGAATTGCGGAATAAAAGCTTCTCTTTTGTTCCTCCTAACAGTCCTTTAGCACCTACATTTCTCCAGCGGCTCCTGCGCACTTCTGTGGACCCTTCCCAGGCTAGCTCACACATCCTGAGAGAAGCTGACGTAGGGCACCGCTGCCCaacccccaacccaccccccagtcaaaaaaaaaccaagactgCCAAAAGCAGAAGCTCAAGTGGCCCCGTGCATCTTCCAAAATGTTTAAGCCTGAAATGCCCAAGCCccacccctgcacctgccccaaGTCAATACATTATATGAACACTTCTAATTCCCACAACCCAAAGTGCCCTTTTGAGCTTTCATCTTACTTGGTCTCTCTAGATAAAAGATGACCTGCCCCCCTCCTTACAACTCTCTTCTTCTTAAATTTGGCCCGTGTGACGCCTATGCTcccctggttttcctcctcctcctccctggccatAGCCTGGCTCATGGATCTGACCCTTGCATCTATCCTTTCCTTGCTAATGTGCCATGAGGTCCTGTCCTCGGTCCTCTCCTTTCTACATGACTTCACAGAACAATCTCAACTTCTGTCAGTGCTACACCACCTACCAAAATCTCAAACATCCCTACcacactccctcccttccctccctccctcttcctctccctttctgacTCCAGACATTGCTGTTGACTATTTAGCtagaaaacaaaaagccagagagagggaggataAAATCGCTAATTTCCGATATTTGAAAGACAGGACCACAGAGCAGACCAGAACCACATGGGTAGATTTCAACtcaaaagcaaaagagaattttCTAACAAAGAGCACTAACCAGCAGTGGACAGGCCCCTTCTGAGGTAGTGAGCTCCCACGACTAGAAGTGGGCAGAGAGGATTCCTTCACATAGTACAAGGCCAAACTAAGCAACATCCAAGTTCACATCTGCCCGTGAGATTGATACTTCTCTGCTCAGTGTTCAGAGATTTGAAAAGACGTTctgttggtgttttttgtttttttcattcttcattatAGGACACTGGCTAGAAATCATTGCAGTATTTCcctttattcaattattttttaaatagccacaATTTTGTCTATCCAATAATGTATCCTATGAACTTATTTGTCATACACACTCTGGTTTTGAGAGAACAAAATTTACTTGGTCATTGATTGAAGGCTTTCAGATTAAAGCAcagttggaggggcgcctgggtggctcagtcattaagcgtctgccttcagctcagggcgtgatcctggcattatgggatcgagccctgcatcaggctcctccgctgggagcctgcttcttcctctcccactccccctgcttgtgctccctctctcgctggttgtctctatctctgtcaaataaataaataaaatctttaaaaaaaaaaaagttcttctttttaaaagttctccaaggggcgcctgggtggtgcagtcggttaagcatctgactctgggtttcggctcaggtggtgatctcagggttgtgagactgagccccacattgggccctgtgctcagcatgaagtctacttgagactctccctctccttctgctccttccccccactctctccctgtctcttcctaaaataaaatgttctaaaacaaaaagaaaaaagtccgaAAGCAAACTGCCTGTAACTCCGTCACATAATCATTGTTTCCACTGGCTCATGTTAACCCTTATCACTTGCATATGCAACTTCTTCATCTTTATAGTATTATCAGAGCAGTTTTATAGTAAGTATTTTCACTGACTATGTCAttagtatttttccatttcattactttttcccccttccttccacctCATCCCCTCAAGATAACAGATGTTCACGGCCTGGAAGCTTACCTTCTACATCCTTCCCGGTCCTTGGATCATCCAacaaggggcggggggaggcgcACCAGAACCTTATTTAAATCAGAACAATTGACTcaactccctcttcctcttgttCTCCCAACATACCCAACTTTCTACATCCTTCCTCCAGTAGACCCTATTGGCCTCCTACCCAATTTGCTGGAAACAACCAGAAGCAGGAACCACAAAGATTAACTCCTAAAACACAAGAGTGTCCTAGATTCTCAGCTGCTCCTCGGATCACAGCAGCAGCACCTGGTGAATTTCCTTTGCTCCGCCTCTAACGCACATGGGCTTTTCATACgtgttttcttccctccctccaacaTCCGTACACTCTCCCACCTCACGACTTGtcctttcatttgcttttattcagTTTCACTGCTCCAGCTTACACACGGGACAACACAACCTGTCAGCGGTACAGCCTTGCCGTTCTGCCATCCTCCTCAAGCCCCCGACGTTGCCTGGCTCAGTTTCCCAAGTTCACCTTTTCACACCAGAAATGCTCATTTTCACACTGGTCTAATCAGATCCGGCaccgggaggaggaggaaacacaGAGCAGTGTGGTGAGATGGTCTATGACTGTCCCTTTAGCAAAGATAGTGGAGgggacatttttttctccctaggaTAGTTTTGGTCATGAGGCCCCTCACAGCAAAAGCCACCGCTTTCTCTCATAAGGTTCTGCCCTGTTCACACACTTTGTGGGGCCtctgaaaaatcatttaaatggtTAAATGTTCACTTAATGGCTATGGAGTTGACTCCGATTTCAGACCTGAAACTTGTCCTTGATTCAGCTtcaagagggaggcagggagttAAGAAGACTCCCTGAGCCGGCCAGAGAGGCAAAGGCGACTGGCACCTCACAGACCTGCCAAGGCATGGTCCCCAGAACCCACCTCTAGGCTTGTACTCACAAGGGGGTGGGCAGCCAAGGAAAGCAGACCGCAGAGTCACATGTGGGGTTTGGGCATGGCTCTGCCATTTCCTGGCCCTGGGATCTTACAGAAGTCAAaacattttgagtcttttttcccttatcttgaaaatgacacaatttaggggtacctggttggctcagtcagggggagcatgcaactcttgatctcggggttgtgagttcaagctccacattgggtatagagattacttacaaataaaatcttttaaaaataaaataaggcaatttaaaaaaatagtgacttCATATCATTGTAAAGagtaaattaaatggaaaataaggtTTAAAATCCTTTCATACCAATGGAGGGCTATATAATTGCTGGTTTAATTCATTTGCCATTTCGTGTTCCATCTTACCAAAAGCCCTTGTTAACCAAGTAAATGGTGACTTTTTCATCAACAGGAATAGAAATCAGCCACAAAGTCACCAACATTTCTTGGATTCTAATCTCTGcccaaaacattattttctttcatagagTAGTTTTAAGCATCCAAGTACCTCCAATCCTTAAAATGTAAGCCAGGGACTTGCACTGAAGGAGTAAAGCTTTGCTGGTAAGTATCCaattaaaagggggggggaagtAAACAAAAGCATATCAAattttttctacctttatttaTAAAGAACACAACTCCTCCtgacacagacacaaacactCACATGTCCCAAGGAGAAgctcattaaaaacaacaacaacaacaacaacaacaacagaactgGAGAACATCAGGACCTCTGTTAACACCAGTCTGCGTGCCCAACTCGGGGATCGCTGGAAATGTGTCCTCAAATGTGACCTCTCACCtcaatgaaaggaagagagaccTCTATCTGGAGGGTATGCCCACCCACCAGGCAAAAAGCTACAGACTCAATCTTCAGCATCATCAAACTGTCCTGTTTCGAAGACCATCTTGGAATAATAGGTTATCAGCGGAGGTGGATGGTGCCAACTGGGGTCATAGATCATGTCTCCTTGCGGGGCACAGCACACCCAAGGTTTGACCTCTTGAAAAATGCAACCCTGGATGTCATCGGCATCTGCaagcagtttaaaaaacaaaaaacaaattaaaggtaggaggggaggagagacagacagccaaAAAGTGTCTAGGGGACAGGCACCTGCAGTtcaaaagcacacacacagagcccgCCTTGGCTTTTGAACGCGTGCATTCTGAGGCACCCCCCAAGCGGTGCTTCTCAGAGGAGGGCCCTTAGCAGTGCAGAGGCTGCAAGAGCACTTTTGTCTGCAGCTGCCAGAGTCACACAGATATTTTAAGAGAGTCAActagaaaatttgcattttttccaaTATGAAAGAGAAGCTGTCACAGGCACTTCAGCCCTGTAACAGGTATCAGGCTAAGCTCACAGACTGGGTCTGTCTTCCAAAATGTCTGCCTTCGGGGTAATCCGGGAGGAGGGCCTCCAAACCTTGGTCTAGGACCCTAGAAATGCCACACCTACCATATGGATTCCCTTGATCTGCCTTCAACTCCAAGTCCCAGTCCTCGTTAAAAAGATCAGCAGCCTGTTCCTTGGGCGGACAGTCGGACACCCCTTCTGACAGCTCCCAGGTATTCAGGTCCCCATCAGAATCCTCATCATCCACAGCAAAGCCTTCGTCTTCCGAGTGGGTACCCTCACCATGGGTAGGACCACCATTAGGGACACTCTGTGCTCCACTGGCTGAGAAATCAACAGAAGGAAGAAGGTCTTAAAACCACCAGCAACGACACAGGACCTACTCCTGTGCGTGGAAAATGCCTGGCAACCTTACTGAGAGGGCAAGAGTAAAACAAGGGTACAGAGTTCTTTAGCCACctgagcacttaaaaaaaaaaaatgttgttctGGTTACCTTTTTTGAAGAAGGttgatcatttttttcaataaaacgTTTGCCTTAAATGAGGCCATTAATTGCGAGGTCTTGTAATTCACACGGAATCAAGCAAATCAAGTAGAGTTTATATGTTTAGGTAGTTTACAGGTAACTGAGGCAAAAGGCATCTGGAAAATGACAAGCTTTCACAATACACACTTGAATTGAATTTTTACTCTTCTATTCCTCTCTTCATCCTCAAGGAGCACAAGACAAGGGGGGGCGGGAGGAAAGCAGGCAGAAGAGCAGAACCCACCCAATCACAACAGACAGCCACCACGTCTCCTCCTCCCAACACCGGGGAGGGCTGGAAGATATATCTTCAAAAGGTCTCAAAATAATGGAGGAAAGTCTGGGGGAGGATAATGGACCTCCCAGCATACCGTGCCATGGTGATGCCAGGTCAGAGCTGGGAAAAGAATCAGCCTCAACACAGCCATGCTACTAACACCGTGTAATAACGGCAGCTATAAGTGAAAAAGCCATAGTTGAGGGCACGGGCTCTGGAGCTGGACAATCCCAGTCCGAATGCCAGTTGTGCCAATTAGTCATTGTGTGACTGAGCGGAAAGGGACTCGACCAAGTCCTCAAGAGCTTAAACACAGAGCTAGCACGCAGCCCAGCAATTCCCCTCCTAAACAGATATCCcgaagaattgaaaacaggtatttAAACAAGACGTGTACAATAATGTTCATGACAGCACTGTTCACAATCACTAGAAGATGGAAACAAACATTCACGGGATGAATAAGCAAGCAAGATGCAGTGTATCCAGATGATGGAAggattcagccatgaaaaggaatgtaCTGATTGATGCTACATGAACGAAACTTGGACATATTATgctgagtggaagaagccagacataaaaggccACATGGGATATCATTCCACTGACCCGCAACTCACATTTGCCTGTCCAGTACTGGGAAATCCACGGAGACAGAAAGCTGATCAGTGGTCACCAGGGGCtcgaggaaggggga comes from the Ailuropoda melanoleuca isolate Jingjing chromosome 13, ASM200744v2, whole genome shotgun sequence genome and includes:
- the COPRS gene encoding coordinator of PRMT5 and differentiation stimulator produces the protein MRAGREGGLAASGAPLRTCRMGSDADDRELGATAGGLGRGQASFAPTDPSGQERETEKAMDRLASGAQSVPNGGPTHGEGTHSEDEGFAVDDEDSDGDLNTWELSEGVSDCPPKEQAADLFNEDWDLELKADQGNPYDADDIQGCIFQEVKPWVCCAPQGDMIYDPSWHHPPPLITYYSKMVFETGQFDDAED